The following nucleotide sequence is from Cydia splendana chromosome 11, ilCydSple1.2, whole genome shotgun sequence.
GATAAAGTGACAGTGACTCAATGGTAAAACCTAGAAATTGAGAGCTATTACATcactcttttttagggttccgtacccaaacccaaaggataaaaacgggaccctattactaagactccgctgtccatctgtccgtctgtccgtccgtctgtctatctgtcaccatgcaggctgtacctcatgaaccgtgatagctaggaagttgaaaatttcacagatgatgtatttctgttgccgctgtaacaacaaatactaaaaacagaatctaataaatatttaagtggggctcccatacaacaaacgtgatttttttttgccgttttttgcgtaatggtacggaacccttcgtgcgcgagtccgactcgcacttgacgcACTTTCTTAACATTTAATTGCCACCTTTGATCTCTATTATTTCCCTCTTATTTCCCTATATTAACTGGTATGGGAAACCTGTCTCTGAATTTTCCCAACATGCATTGTTACAGCATTCTAAGAGATTCAGTAGATTTACTTCAATGTATCACGCATCGCTATTGCTAAAGATTGTCAAATGTTAGATGTGTAAGGGCCTCTTTTTTTGGCCAGACTTTAGGTAAATTTGTagacttagagcatttagtaactggagacgctttggctgtcattttctgtacaaaacagtcgcgtcaaatgtatggctatatgtacctacataatttgtacgtaacgtacaaattaAACGTTAGTcgatacaaaagtttgcacaattgtgcaaggttttcggcagagtggtaagctcttaaaggcgactccggttattaaaataaatgctcTAAGTTTGTAGAGCTCCTTTGTGGCAACCTAGGACCCTAGTCCTAGGTTGCCACAAAGgagctcaaaaaatatttaatgcacttataaaacaatgtgatgcaatacggaaaacaagtgtttttgaataacagagttttaaagcgtgaactccatcaatttaaaactatttgaagtggtcgactaatgcttgaagatctaattacctgttaattatttcagttatcttggtctaactctattattgTCCTACTAGGCACAACAACTCCCATCAACCTTCAGTGTCCTTGGTGTTCAAAAGGTTTAGGTCATACCTAATCTTCTTTACCGTACACCGCACCGTAACACATTGTAAGAGAAACGATGAAACAACATTATTTTAACACTTTTTGGactggagatctccagcaccctcacATACCTCACGTCCTAACATACCTACTAATGTTACCTATTACCATAACGTAACACGGAGGTTCAACGACCTAAGTAAGACAGGTTTtaccttagagaatataaccaacggagacgccatgtctatcattttcggtacaaaatagtctgccattttttgcgggggaggggcatatcaaatgtatacgtaacgtaaacatagccatgtcagataaacgtcagtccatacattattttttgaccgaccggtctggcctagtgggtagtgaccctgcctatgaagccgatggtcccgggttcgaatcctggtaagggcatttatttgtatgatgatacagatatttgttcctgcatgagtcatggttgttttctatgtatttaagtatttatatattatatatatcgttgtctgaggacccacaacacaagccttcttgagcttaccgtggggcttagtcaatttgtgtaagaatgtccctataatatttattatttatttattattattatatttatgtgaTTGACATgaggttgaccattggccgcctattttcgacagaggggaacgcctgttaatgaccactccgtttggttttACTGACGCAAACTTGACGAGCATGTAAACACTTTTTGCTATGTTAATTTACTTTTATAATGACTTATGTGTATTGAAACCACTAAGTTTTACAACCTTGCATATTGTCACGTTTGTGGGTTGTGGTTAAGATGTGTTAAGAGGTAAAAGATTTGCTTAATGACTTAACTATGACGACGTAGGTAATACCAGTCATTGGCACCCAGTTTTTGCGAGACTGCATCTACAGATACTTTATACGATTAAGGGGCCTCAGGTACTATGATTTTCGTATGTATACAATCGAAAGTCATTGGAAAGGCcattaatatatgatcattgtcaagagggcgctgttatacTGATGTACGACAGTTCAGtaaagtatgaaaaaaatagtaccattgaaattccgcaacatggcgcgtgatcatatattcctggtcagccTTTAAATACACCTAAAGACGCAAGCGTACATATATAAAGTAtaaaaaacaaacaatttaCGCTTCAATGATAGCATCATAGTATTTTGAAAGTTGTTTCCGACTCTACTTAGACCCTAATTGCGTATTAAATGTTTTCTTCTGATTATCTATCTAAAACTTAGGTATTGGATCAACGATATTCTAAGAAATAGGTAGATTAAACTTTGCCATCTGCGAGGTATTAAACGCATAATGATGCATTCCAATAACACTTTGAATCAACCCAAATTCTGTACCTAAgatattaaaataactaaagatAAAAATACACTATTTAGTATTTACCTGTTAATTCATCCTTCGTTCCTTCGAAacttattttaagtattttgtGAACGCATTTAATTATTCATCTGACGTGTAACTTTGACATGAAACTAACACGTATGTTTAAACGTATTATACTTTAAATTTTTTGTGTCCGATTcaaatataaaaattcaaaagtGCTATTTAAATGTTTCACAGATTATATCTTTTGGTTCTTTGCATATTCAACGCTTCTCCAGGTCAAAGATGTGTGCTGAATTCTCGGTCTCATTTTGGAGAACCGTTGCCGGTATTTTTAAGGAATGGAAGACTTTTGGAGCCCGACGATCGATATGGCAACGTGGAGATGAACAGCGGAGACACCTTGACTCTAAGCTGTGGGAGCTCAGGGCCTATATCGCACCCCAACGCCATTCGGCAGCTCAGAACTGCTACTATAACTTGTGAAGCTGGCGATAACTTTAGAAACGATGATTGGCTAAACGCGCCGGCTAGTTTCAGCCAATTTCGCTGTCAGAATCCACCGGACTATAATAGCCAACGCACGAATCAAACTTGCTTTAATGCGCATCATATCTACGAAGTTGGGTATCAGATTGACAATGAATGGTACCCGGTATACCAGTCCTGCTTCGATGAAAATGTCCTAAGACCTGTCTATGCAAAATACACCCAGAAGCCATATAACGCTATGTATCAAACGAGAGTAGATAGACCTTATTTTAAAGCGGATGGCAATTATCGAAATATTCCAGTGGAATCTTTGTTCTCTCCGTGGGAACAGAAAGCAGCTATCGGAAAGCTCGTAGGGTCTGCTATCGACCGCTACGTTACTAGATCCGAAGAGATGTCTAGAGGCCACTTAGCTGCGAAAACAGACTTCGTATTTGCTTTCGGGGAAAGAGCTACATTCCACTACGTAAACTGTGCGCCTCAGTGGAAGAACTTCAACGGAGGAAACTGGAACACCTTAGAAGTTGACTTGAGAAACCACGTCCACGCTGCaggatacaatacaataatatacacGGGAACTTTTGGAGTGACCAGCCTTTTTAACCAATATGGAGAACGAGTTGATCTCTACCTTGCAAATGATAATAACAACAATCCGGTGATTCCAGTCcctcaatattattataaagtGGTTTATGATACGGATTCTCGCAAGGGTATTGCCTATGTGGGTGTTAATAACCCGTATTACACTGCCAGTGAAGCTAGGGACCTGTTTTTCTGTGAGGACGTGTGTAGGGGCAACCCGGAATTTCGCTGGTTGACATGGCGCCCGGATAACCCATCGGACGGATACACTTTTTGTTGTAGAGTTGAGGATTTTCGGCGTACGGTTAATCATTTACCGGAATTTGAGGTTACAGGATTGCTAAcgtgactaaataaaataaatatgttcgTTGTGTACTGttctaagtatttatatttttataaatatataatttatttgttatCGTTTCATTTAAACATTactgtattatatttttgtgtGTTATCAACATGATTAGAAAAAcagaaataattaggtacctacttaatttgaTACCTACCCTATTTCTACATAGATAACGAAGTCAGAAAACCGGTTtagatataggtatgtattatcACTACACCTAAAACAaagtgtctgtctgtttgtttgttctggataaactcaaaaactacaatacgaattttcatgcggttttcaactatcaatagagtgattcttgaggaagtgaataaataatgtcatttcttACTTATGATCTAATCCTAATGTAACTTCTTTTTtggtaattaaataggtaataaagTATATTTACAAACGTGTGCCAATCACGGAATAGGTATAATGTGTTTCGAGCCAATGCCCTCTTCTACAGATAGTGACCGTTATGAATATAAGCGTCTTTATTACCACTATGCGAATATAATAACACAGCCCAAATATTTCCGTATATCTATAGGCAATTAAAACTGACTATTGTGATATTATATGAAAACTAGTCTAATCTGAGCGTAATTCCTACACTGCCCTACCAAACACAGACACATGAAAACTTATCTATACCACACCAACTCTAAAAagcatttattataaaaaaaaaccaatgAGAGGGTCGCATTTTAATCACAAGAGTGGTAAAGTAAGTTCGAGTTGTTTTCTCATGTTGGCTAGTGGAAGTGACTTATGTTTAATAACTTCATTATCGTTCATCATTCTTTCTGTCATTTCTGATTCCACCATTCTAATCAATTCACTGTCAGTAGTAATGTCATTTCTAGTatcattactttgacataactccaatactgacggaaattatttaaataaacttcATTACTTGCCGTCATTCCTACATCACAATCCCTACACTATCACTAAAAACGTCATTCCTTCAAAGTAATGTCAGTATTCATGATAGTGTCCGGCCCATATTAAATGTTGTTTTTGAAAGATAAACATTAGTTCGTATTTTTCTCGCGTTGGTTTGGTTAAAAATGATGTGTTTCACTCGTtggcaaagtttgtttaactctcttgccttgaaaccctcgcaacactgaatatttcatttttccAAACAACCGCTTCGCTTTTGGTTCAACTTTTCAATCTTTTGCTTGCTCGGgtctcgggtatcaatattagcacgagtggCTCAATATCAGCTTTGTCCCCTTGTAATTTCAATATTGGTTCAACTTTCTATTATCATTATCAAATATGTATATGGATATGTGAAATGGTTATCACATAATGAAGTCACTTACTAAATGAACATCCTAGTGTGTAATTAGTTTATAGCCTCCAAACGAGCTCAAACCGACCTAGGAATCTAAATGGATATTAATAGCCATATTGATTATGATTCACAATCGTtcattaaacgttaatgcatTGAAGAAGGAAATGTTATAATTAGGCTGGCGGCCAAGATAGATGCCATTTGCTTATTGTGATTTGGTCAGGCTGTGTGAAAGTTGTGTTTGTACGAAATGAGGATATTTTTGGTAAGTTGtattagttatttacgatacaagtgcgaaattcCTAACGAGtgctttaaatcgacacgagttgcgaattacctatgtaatatgtatgtattcGCACGTTATCGTACAACATTTTACAGTGTAGTGTACCTTTAAATTTcgacaaatttatttaaatcgacgtagttacgtaatatacttattaagttattatcgCATAGGGTATCGTAATggagcaccatatgtactgtaaattatGTTTTGATAATTTTAAGTTTGCTGTACTTCACATTACTAATGTTAACAAGCTTCTATTACTTGGAACCTGATTAATCTGATTATCAAAATTGGACCACGCTAAGTTTACATACGTGAAGTACAGGGGGTCTGCCGCAAAATCGGAAATCgagatttctttatctgcctaaTATATATCGCTCGAATACGCAAGAGTTAACGAAATATCGTGTTTTCGCATTAAGCCCTCAGCGCTAATAGAAGAGAGatattatgtacttacctatctaATCAGTGCATAGTGAGATAGGAGTctaatttaggtacctaataatactCTAAACCTGATTGGTATTGTCTCAATTAAGTACAGGTTCCATTTTGTAAACTAATGCAAGAGTTGGGGGCATGAATTGTGACAATTGAAATACCAACTACCTACTTACGTAGCAGTGGTGTggattattatataattttaagacTTGCATAGCTAATATAGCTATGGTAATTTTATATAGTGAATCTACACTTATTTACTAAGCTATTTCTAACCTACTGATATAATATGATCGTGGTTTTTCACTAAAAGTGAACGTCACCGCATCAGGGCTTGGGTACCTACCCTACTCAacgaaaaaagttttttttcgaTGCTTTCTTGAGAAGGTTTTTTTACCCATATTAACATGATATTATAAGGGTGTGACTATAAAGTATAATTCTCTACTGTTTCAGATATTTTTTTCTGCGGCCATAATAATTGCATTAGCCGATGCCCAACGAAAGCCTAACATCACCAAACCGGTCGTGAACCTCGAGAAACGACCACGTACTCCAATATGGCACCGACCTGCCGAGGAGAGAAGAAAACTATCAATTTTCCCAAGAAACAACTTAAAGTTTGTGGTCACCCCCAAACCCGTGAAGGACGAGCCAAAGGAGTCACCAACTCAAAGGCCGCTaatgagaaaatttataatGCAGGACAAGAACGGGGAAGGAACATGGTCATTCGCACCAAGAAAGCCTCTCATGAAGACACAGAGATTCACTGTGACTGTGGCACCGCCAAAAACTAGCAACCAAAAAGCCATTGACCATATGGAATCTGAAGAATCAAAAAAGGTTCCAATTGTGATTAGTAATATAAACACTAAGCCAGAATCAAGTAAACACCATAATATAAACAAAGGAAATCTAATTGAATCGGCGGAAATAAGAAAGGACCATTCAGCATCTAAAAACTTACATAAAGTTGAACAAAATATTACTAAGGAAGTCATTCTACAAACGGCAAAGACAAATGAAACACAAACAACCCAAATAGTTCAAAAGAACGATACTAAGCCTCGACCAACATTTGGTGAAGACTTAATCGATGTACGAAGTTTCAACGATGACGATGTTGTTTTGGATACAAACGAAACTAAAAACAAGGATCAAATTGAGTATGAGTCTCTTAATAAAACAACTGATACGCTTAAAACAGAGGAAGATACAGTTGAAAGCAGAGCAGttgatttaaatgaaattaaatatcCAATTGACCATGACAATAATTCACTAAACATGCACAGTGAAGGATCTGACAATCACAAAGCAGGACAGATTTTGAACTTCAATGACCTTGAAATCATGttagaaaaaattgtaaatataactGAACAGTCAAATATTAGCTCAACATCAGACTTGAAAGACAATGGTGCTTTCGTCATATTAAATAACGAAACCAGTATAGATGAAATACCTCAGTTTGATGTCACAAAACCAAACGATTTTTATGATGTTATAACTCTTAGCACTGATGATAAAGAAAATATTCAGGGTTCCTTTAATAAGACGAATGAAAAAATGCCCCTTGCAAGCGAGACCAATGTATTAAATGGAAAAGATATCAATGAACATGTAGCGGAGACTTGGATTGTGGGTAGCTTGGAAaaccaaataaatattatcgaGAACGACACAGCTGCTAATAGTGAAATGTATCAAGAACAAAAAGAAAGTGCAGGTTTAAAAGTGcaagaatttaaaataaatactgataATGCTTCAAAATATACCACTGAAGAACTTACAAaagataataaaaacaattcGGATACCTCGAATGCGCTGAATctttcacttgaaatatatgaATCTAACATGCCTTTGAGTATAGAAGAAATTTCAAGTGATTGCGACGAAAATAATTGTAACGAGTCTACGCCAGGCAAACTAAACTTAACAATCGAAGAAACCTCTAATGAAGAATTAATTGATAATTTGTCTTTCGGCGAAATTTCAAACAAATCGACCAGCGATGCGTCCAACGATTACGCAGAAGAGCGTTCTAATGAGTCATTCATGAATAAACCTGTCATCTTACGTAATGAACCTATCTCAAATGAATCGTCTTTTAATACGGCAGGCGAAGAGTTATCTAATGAGTTGAACGCTGATAAATCTAATAATTTAACTGAAGAAATTATAAGTGAATCTTTAGTAGAATCGTCTGATAATTTCACTGGAGAGCAATTCTCAAATGAGTCATCTTCAAATATGGCTGGAGAAGAGTTCTCAAATGAATTTCTCGCAGATAAATCTATAAATTTTGAAGGGATTTCAAGCGATTCCATGATTGAAAACTCCAACAGTTTTTCCGGTGAACAAATctcaaatgaatcatcaaacATAACCGAGGAAGAGACATCCAACGAGTCTTATTTGATTGATGATATTACAAATGAAAGCATTGAAACCTCTGAAAATATAACAGAAGAGGaatcttcaaatgaatcatcattaaatacagcaagcgaagaaatatcaaatgaGTTCATTGAGAATTTTTCAAATGAAAGTATCGAAACATCTTATAATTTAACTGCAGTGCCACAGGAATTGTCGACTGACAATTCGGACAATGTTGCTGATGAAAGGATACCTGACGAGATAGTGGCTAGTGAGCAACGAACGAGCACAGAAGAAATTGCGGAGGAGGCGTTGATAAATAGATTTAAAAGGTAAATGTCATATCTTAGTGATTTGTACATTAGTTTGTTTCTTTAATcaacatttttcttaattaacAGATTTCAAGTTTATTGTAATAATGGTTATTTAAATTAGATTGTGTTCATAATTACCTTAACACAGACtggaatagcaagacacgttcgaaagtttccatgaaaatacgatcGATAATAATTAGCACTGCATCTGTATGTGCGGCCAAATGAATAGATTTGAGTACacgtattcaattaaaattatgttttatgtaTTTGTTACAGGAGCAATAATATAATTGAAGAAGAAATCTTACCGACAACCGCCAGTGGGTTCAAATACACGGGCCACGAAATCACACTAAATCACGATTTGAGTTACAAGAACATCAACGCCTGAAAAAAAGCGCAGAGCAATTTTTCAACAGTGTAAATATATGAATAGTAGGAGTTGTTTTTGTTTAGGGTGAATATACCTAATGTATGCGTAGGCCGCTCAAAAATTTTCAAATACCTAATACATACTAGTATCTTATAGGCTTATATGTCACATGCCTAATTATAATTACGTTCTAATTACTTAATTACGTTATCAATGTTGCAGTTCATTGTAGTAAGGGATGGCAAATCACTTACCCAAAATTTGCCTTAAGCACATAACTTCGCCATTTTTTGATAACatttatataataattcagctaCGTGGGTACTTCATGAATTTTGTTTAGAtcatctatagttcgtttttttatcattagaaaaatactacgcgatcttgatattataataataatcgtatatgattcataattgttaaatatttgccgtgacttatttttcaaaagtgtttttcaataaaaagactaGTATAGTTTAAATGTTCcgtatgtttgaaattaaatttatttccaAGTGACTGCTTAGTATAATTAAATTACGTTGTCTAGTATTAAGTTacgattttaaataaaacaagctACTTacatgtataattatttattatattctttaCAAAAAAACTTACAATTACAGGCACCTAAAAATGTACATCCTTACTCTAACACGCAATGGCAAAAACGATCCTCACATTTTGTTACACGAACTCTGTTCTACTTGATCACACTgaaatgaaatataaataaatgtaaactaaGGCaagaaaaccaaaatattatgaCGGAAGCCCACAGTGGCACACTCCGAAGAAATTGAAAAttttctttaagtatattataagtCTGAGTAcgttacaaaaatatatatgtgaTACCCTGTTTTGagatcttcctcgcgttatcccggcattttggtatcgtcttgggtcgtcccattcgtttgtcgtcaagttcttaaattagtcctattctgctttcgtcactcattctacattgaaagccaccgacgattgtgacgaatgtagaatgactGACGAAAgaagaataggactaatttaagaacttgacgaaaaacgaatgggacgacccaagacgataccggcatttttgccacggctcatgagaccCTGGGGACCGCTTGACAACTATGTACACCCAAGAATTGgcttaggcactagtttttacgaaagcgactgccatctgaccttccaacccagagggtaactAGGCCTTATCCCCAACTCCCCATTTTACAAGATGTTACTGTGGttacaaaatcgaaattcgttTAGATATTCTTCATCTtactaaaattacataatctGTTTGTTTGCTT
It contains:
- the LOC134795176 gene encoding dentin sialophosphoprotein-like, with translation MRIFLIFFSAAIIIALADAQRKPNITKPVVNLEKRPRTPIWHRPAEERRKLSIFPRNNLKFVVTPKPVKDEPKESPTQRPLMRKFIMQDKNGEGTWSFAPRKPLMKTQRFTVTVAPPKTSNQKAIDHMESEESKKVPIVISNINTKPESSKHHNINKGNLIESAEIRKDHSASKNLHKVEQNITKEVILQTAKTNETQTTQIVQKNDTKPRPTFGEDLIDVRSFNDDDVVLDTNETKNKDQIEYESLNKTTDTLKTEEDTVESRAVDLNEIKYPIDHDNNSLNMHSEGSDNHKAGQILNFNDLEIMLEKIVNITEQSNISSTSDLKDNGAFVILNNETSIDEIPQFDVTKPNDFYDVITLSTDDKENIQGSFNKTNEKMPLASETNVLNGKDINEHVAETWIVGSLENQINIIENDTAANSEMYQEQKESAGLKVQEFKINTDNASKYTTEELTKDNKNNSDTSNALNLSLEIYESNMPLSIEEISSDCDENNCNESTPGKLNLTIEETSNEELIDNLSFGEISNKSTSDASNDYAEERSNESFMNKPVILRNEPISNESSFNTAGEELSNELNADKSNNLTEEIISESLVESSDNFTGEQFSNESSSNMAGEEFSNEFLADKSINFEGISSDSMIENSNSFSGEQISNESSNITEEETSNESYLIDDITNESIETSENITEEESSNESSLNTASEEISNEFIENFSNESIETSYNLTAVPQELSTDNSDNVADERIPDEIVASEQRTSTEEIAEEALINRFKRSNNIIEEEILPTTASGFKYTGHEITLNHDLSYKNINA
- the LOC134795081 gene encoding uncharacterized protein LOC134795081, whose protein sequence is MFHRLYLLVLCIFNASPGQRCVLNSRSHFGEPLPVFLRNGRLLEPDDRYGNVEMNSGDTLTLSCGSSGPISHPNAIRQLRTATITCEAGDNFRNDDWLNAPASFSQFRCQNPPDYNSQRTNQTCFNAHHIYEVGYQIDNEWYPVYQSCFDENVLRPVYAKYTQKPYNAMYQTRVDRPYFKADGNYRNIPVESLFSPWEQKAAIGKLVGSAIDRYVTRSEEMSRGHLAAKTDFVFAFGERATFHYVNCAPQWKNFNGGNWNTLEVDLRNHVHAAGYNTIIYTGTFGVTSLFNQYGERVDLYLANDNNNNPVIPVPQYYYKVVYDTDSRKGIAYVGVNNPYYTASEARDLFFCEDVCRGNPEFRWLTWRPDNPSDGYTFCCRVEDFRRTVNHLPEFEVTGLLT